A window of the Garciella nitratireducens DSM 15102 genome harbors these coding sequences:
- the atpG gene encoding ATP synthase F1 subunit gamma, whose product MTDLTQGTRDIKRRIRSIESTKQITKAMEMVAASKLRRAREKAESGRPYFEKLVETVREIVEITGRIDNPFMEIREGKNKAFIVVTADRGLAGGYNSAVIQEAVKKIEDKENTTIISFGSKGRDYFKRRNYNIVKEYIGISEEPDFAYARDIGKRVMDLFLEGKIDEVYIIYTKFISTLTQKPQVQRILPIKYEDSKRLKENEKKDRRSIIEYEPSEEGVLNHLIPSYIYNTIYGALVESAASQQAARKVAMEAATDNANEIIDDLSLTYNRARQGAITQELTEIVSSAEALK is encoded by the coding sequence GTGACTGATTTGACTCAAGGTACGAGAGATATTAAAAGGAGAATTCGTAGTATTGAGAGCACTAAACAAATTACCAAGGCAATGGAGATGGTCGCTGCTTCTAAACTTAGACGAGCTCGAGAAAAGGCAGAATCTGGTAGGCCTTATTTTGAAAAGTTAGTGGAAACAGTTAGAGAAATTGTAGAAATTACAGGAAGAATAGACAATCCATTTATGGAGATTCGAGAAGGGAAAAATAAGGCTTTTATTGTAGTTACTGCTGATCGAGGATTGGCTGGGGGATATAATAGTGCTGTAATACAAGAAGCAGTAAAAAAAATAGAAGACAAAGAAAATACTACTATTATTTCTTTTGGAAGTAAAGGAAGAGATTATTTTAAAAGGAGAAATTACAATATAGTAAAAGAATATATAGGTATTTCTGAAGAACCAGATTTTGCTTACGCTAGAGATATAGGAAAAAGGGTGATGGATCTTTTTTTGGAAGGGAAAATAGATGAAGTATATATTATATATACTAAGTTTATCTCTACCTTAACCCAAAAACCTCAAGTACAAAGGATTCTGCCTATTAAATATGAAGATTCTAAAAGATTGAAAGAAAATGAAAAAAAAGATAGAAGAAGTATCATTGAATATGAACCCTCTGAAGAAGGAGTTTTAAATCATTTGATTCCTAGTTATATTTATAATACCATTTATGGCGCTTTGGTAGAAAGTGCAGCTAGTCAGCAAGCAGCTAGAAAAGTTGCTATGGAAGCTGCTACAGATAATGCAAATGAGATTATTGATGATTTGTCTTTAACTTATAATAGAGCAAGACAAGGAGCCATTACCCAAGAGTTAACAGAAATTGTAAGCAGCGCAGAAGCATTAAAATAA
- the atpF gene encoding F0F1 ATP synthase subunit B: MSGEVGLVSIRWWELIAQIFNTVILFLALRHFLFKPVNNLMQRRKDEISQNLKDAEKAKLEANELKAIYQQKIDAAQEESHQIVKEAVRKGENRREEILQQAQEESKRMIKNAQLEISREKEKAMEELKDDIIEISLAAASMIIQKKLDQESHEKLIEQYIEEMGDVHV; encoded by the coding sequence GTGTCTGGAGAAGTTGGATTAGTTAGCATTCGATGGTGGGAGCTTATTGCTCAAATCTTTAATACCGTAATCTTATTCTTAGCTCTTCGACATTTTCTTTTTAAGCCTGTAAACAATCTTATGCAGCGTAGAAAAGATGAAATTTCTCAAAATTTAAAGGATGCGGAAAAAGCTAAGTTAGAAGCAAATGAATTAAAAGCCATTTATCAACAAAAAATAGATGCAGCCCAGGAAGAATCTCATCAAATTGTAAAAGAAGCTGTACGAAAAGGAGAAAATCGTAGAGAAGAAATTCTACAACAGGCACAAGAGGAATCTAAAAGAATGATAAAGAATGCGCAATTAGAAATCTCTAGAGAAAAAGAAAAGGCAATGGAAGAGTTAAAAGATGATATAATAGAGATTTCTTTAGCAGCAGCATCTATGATTATACAAAAAAAATTAGATCAAGAAAGTCATGAAAAATTGATTGAACAATACATAGAAGAGATGGGGGATGTTCATGTCTAG
- the atpE gene encoding ATP synthase F0 subunit C: MITGKELILACSAIGAGLAMIAGIGPGIGQGFAAGKGAEAVGRQPEAQGDITRTMLLGAAVAETTGIYGLIVALILLFANPLIGLI, encoded by the coding sequence ATGATTACAGGAAAAGAATTAATACTTGCATGTTCAGCAATAGGAGCAGGGTTAGCTATGATTGCCGGGATAGGACCAGGAATTGGGCAAGGATTTGCGGCAGGAAAAGGAGCAGAAGCTGTTGGAAGACAGCCAGAAGCTCAAGGAGATATTACAAGAACTATGCTTTTAGGAGCAGCTGTAGCTGAAACCACAGGAATTTATGGCCTAATCGTTGCCTTAATTTTATTATTTGCAAATCCTTTAATTGGATTAATTTAG
- the atpA gene encoding F0F1 ATP synthase subunit alpha has translation MNLKPEEISAIIKKQIETYHDKIEMEDIGTVITVGDGIARVHGLEKCMAGELLEFPNEIYGMALNLEEDNLGCVLLGPDQEITEGDVVKSTGRIVEVPVGNAMIGRVVNALGQPIDGKGPIKTNKYRAVDIVAPGVIERQSVDTPLQTGYKAIDSLVPIGRGQRELIIGDRQTGKTALAIDTIINQKKEDVICVYVAIGQKASTVAQIVNSLQQFGAMDYSIVVAATASESAPLQYLAPYAGCSIAEEFMYQGKDVLIVYDDLSKHAVAYRAMSLLLRRPPGREAYPGDVFYLHSRLLERAAKLKEGGSITALPIIETQAGDISAYIPTNVISITDGQIFLESELFHAGTRPAVNPGISVSRVGGDAQIKAMKKIAGPLRIEYAQYRELASFAQFGSDLDPDTLAQLSKGERIVEILKQDQYSPMPIEHQVMSIYAVTNNFTNDIEVEQIREFEKGFLAFMEEQYPDIGKEIKETGAMSDELKEKLNKAIEEFKISFKKRMQD, from the coding sequence GTGAATCTCAAACCAGAAGAGATCAGTGCAATTATAAAAAAACAGATCGAGACATATCACGATAAAATAGAGATGGAAGATATAGGGACTGTAATCACGGTTGGAGACGGTATTGCTAGGGTTCATGGTCTTGAAAAATGTATGGCAGGGGAGTTACTAGAGTTTCCAAATGAGATATATGGTATGGCTCTTAATTTAGAAGAAGATAATTTAGGTTGTGTTCTCTTAGGTCCCGATCAAGAGATTACAGAAGGGGATGTAGTAAAATCTACAGGAAGGATTGTAGAGGTTCCCGTTGGAAATGCCATGATTGGAAGAGTAGTAAATGCTTTGGGGCAGCCTATTGATGGAAAAGGTCCCATTAAAACCAATAAATATAGAGCAGTAGATATTGTTGCTCCAGGTGTTATAGAAAGACAGTCTGTAGATACTCCTTTGCAAACAGGTTATAAGGCAATAGACTCTTTGGTACCTATTGGTAGAGGACAAAGGGAATTGATTATTGGAGATAGACAAACTGGGAAAACAGCTTTAGCCATTGATACCATTATCAATCAAAAAAAGGAAGATGTTATTTGTGTTTATGTAGCGATTGGGCAAAAAGCTTCTACTGTTGCTCAAATCGTAAATAGTCTTCAGCAATTTGGTGCAATGGATTATAGTATTGTAGTAGCTGCTACTGCTAGCGAATCTGCTCCACTTCAATATCTTGCACCTTATGCGGGATGTTCTATTGCTGAAGAATTTATGTATCAAGGCAAAGATGTATTAATTGTCTATGATGATTTATCTAAGCATGCTGTTGCTTATCGTGCAATGTCTTTATTACTTAGACGTCCGCCAGGAAGAGAGGCTTATCCTGGAGATGTATTCTATTTACATTCTAGATTATTAGAAAGAGCTGCAAAGTTAAAAGAGGGCGGCTCTATTACAGCACTTCCAATTATAGAAACACAAGCGGGAGATATTTCAGCCTATATTCCTACTAATGTAATTTCTATTACAGATGGACAGATTTTCTTAGAATCTGAACTATTTCATGCAGGAACTAGACCTGCTGTAAACCCAGGAATTTCTGTTTCTAGAGTGGGTGGAGATGCACAAATTAAAGCGATGAAGAAAATAGCTGGACCTCTTCGTATTGAATATGCACAATATCGTGAATTAGCATCTTTTGCTCAGTTTGGTTCTGATCTTGATCCAGATACATTAGCACAATTGTCTAAAGGAGAGAGAATTGTAGAAATTTTAAAGCAAGATCAATATTCTCCTATGCCGATCGAACATCAAGTAATGAGTATCTATGCTGTAACCAATAATTTTACCAATGATATAGAAGTAGAGCAAATTAGAGAATTTGAAAAAGGATTCTTAGCGTTTATGGAGGAACAATATCCGGACATTGGGAAAGAAATCAAAGAAACAGGTGCTATGTCTGATGAGTTAAAAGAGAAGTTAAATAAAGCTATTGAAGAGTTTAAAATATCTTTTAAAAAAAGGATGCAAGATTAA
- a CDS encoding F0F1 ATP synthase subunit delta, with translation MSSILTRRYASALLQVGKEHDLLDEFLEQYAEMINQIKKEKKFEQLLNSPRIIHSQKKKIINEVFANTMNSYFLNFIYVLIDKGRLTYLEEIFLDFKEMVYKEKDILPIKVVSAIPLKEEQLVRVKEKLTKILKKEILIQNKVDPSIIGGLIVYAGDKILDGSIKSKIAKLKVNLKEIRLQEIGVN, from the coding sequence ATGTCTAGTATTTTAACTAGAAGGTATGCCTCCGCTCTTTTACAAGTAGGAAAAGAACATGATTTGTTAGATGAATTTCTTGAGCAATATGCAGAAATGATTAATCAGATTAAGAAAGAGAAAAAATTTGAACAATTATTAAATTCTCCTCGAATTATTCATTCACAAAAAAAGAAAATTATCAATGAAGTATTTGCTAATACAATGAATTCCTATTTTTTGAATTTTATTTATGTTTTAATTGATAAGGGAAGGCTTACTTACTTAGAAGAAATATTTTTAGATTTTAAAGAAATGGTTTATAAAGAAAAAGATATATTACCTATAAAAGTGGTAAGTGCTATCCCTTTAAAGGAAGAACAATTGGTACGAGTAAAAGAAAAGTTGACAAAAATATTAAAAAAAGAAATTCTTATACAAAATAAAGTAGATCCTTCAATTATAGGAGGATTGATCGTATATGCTGGAGATAAAATATTAGATGGCAGTATAAAGAGTAAAATAGCTAAACTTAAAGTTAATTTAAAAGAAATAAGGCTACAAGAGATAGGGGTGAATTAG
- the upp gene encoding uracil phosphoribosyltransferase, giving the protein MGKVMIFDHPLIQHKIGIIRNKETGAKEFRELVEEISMLMCYEVTRNLPLEEVEIETPIAKAKVKTISGRKLAIIPILRAGLGMVDGMLKLIPTAKVGHIGLYRDPETLQPVEYYCKLPCDIEERELILLDPMLATGGSIIAGIQFLKDKGAKNIKVMCLLAAKEGIEAVNKEHPGVDIYAAAVDEKLNDHAYIVPGLGDAGDRLFGTK; this is encoded by the coding sequence ATGGGGAAGGTAATGATTTTTGATCATCCATTAATTCAGCATAAAATAGGAATTATTAGAAATAAAGAAACAGGAGCGAAAGAATTTAGAGAATTGGTAGAAGAGATTTCTATGCTTATGTGTTATGAGGTTACTAGAAATTTACCTTTAGAAGAAGTAGAAATAGAAACTCCTATTGCAAAAGCAAAGGTAAAAACCATTAGTGGAAGAAAGTTAGCGATTATTCCTATTTTAAGAGCAGGTTTAGGAATGGTAGATGGCATGTTAAAATTGATTCCAACAGCGAAGGTTGGACATATAGGATTATATAGGGATCCAGAAACTCTTCAACCAGTAGAATATTATTGTAAATTACCTTGTGATATTGAGGAAAGAGAGCTCATTTTATTAGATCCTATGTTAGCAACAGGAGGATCCATTATTGCAGGAATTCAGTTTTTAAAAGATAAGGGAGCAAAGAATATTAAAGTGATGTGCCTTTTAGCTGCCAAAGAAGGAATTGAAGCTGTCAATAAAGAACATCCTGGTGTAGATATCTATGCTGCGGCAGTAGATGAGAAGTTAAATGATCATGCTTATATTGTTCCTGGACTAGGAGATGCAGGAGATCGGCTTTTTGGAACAAAATAA
- a CDS encoding AtpZ/AtpI family protein: MGKKNSSPLQNLVYLTQLGFTMIVPIIGGVLLGNFIDRKFFAGHFFLMLCTIIGTLAAFRNLLIVGGKASQKKENHRNEE; the protein is encoded by the coding sequence TTGGGGAAAAAAAATTCATCTCCATTACAGAATCTAGTATATTTAACACAATTAGGTTTTACTATGATAGTTCCTATTATAGGAGGAGTGCTTTTGGGGAATTTTATAGATAGAAAATTTTTTGCAGGACATTTTTTTCTTATGCTATGTACTATTATAGGCACATTAGCTGCTTTTCGAAATCTTTTGATAGTTGGGGGAAAAGCATCCCAAAAGAAGGAGAATCATAGAAATGAAGAGTAA
- the atpD gene encoding F0F1 ATP synthase subunit beta — protein sequence MIQQSIGKIIQIIGPVVDIKFNSEDLPKIKNAIEINNKGEKIVVEVAQHIGDDTVRCISMASTDGLIRGMDAVDTGAPISVPVGPETLGRMFNVLGEPIDGKSFEEKDVRKSPIHKEAPTFEEQQTQPEMFETGIKVVDLIAPYSKGGKIGLFGGAGVGKTVLIQELINNIATQHGGISVFAGVGERTREGNDLYYEMKESGVLEKTALCFGQMNEPPGARMRVGLTGLTMAEYFRDQEHQDVLLFIDNIFRFTQAGSEVSALLGRMPSAVGYQPTLATEMGALQERITSTKEGSITSVQAVYVPADDLTDPAPATTFAHLDATTVLNRSISEKGIYPAVDPLESTSRILDPNVVGEEHYRTAREVQEILQRYRELQDIIAILGMDELSEEDKITVARARKIERFLSQPFHVAEVFTGTPGTYVPIKETIRGFREILEGKHDDLPEGAFLMVGTIDEAVEKAKKMRRES from the coding sequence ATGATACAACAGAGTATTGGGAAGATTATACAAATCATTGGACCAGTAGTAGATATCAAGTTTAATTCTGAAGATCTTCCTAAAATAAAAAATGCTATTGAGATAAATAACAAAGGGGAAAAAATTGTAGTAGAAGTTGCCCAACATATTGGCGATGATACGGTTCGATGTATTTCTATGGCTTCTACAGATGGTTTAATTCGAGGGATGGATGCAGTAGATACAGGAGCACCAATTTCTGTACCTGTTGGTCCTGAAACTTTAGGAAGGATGTTTAATGTATTAGGAGAGCCAATAGATGGCAAATCCTTTGAGGAAAAAGATGTAAGAAAAAGCCCTATTCATAAAGAAGCACCTACTTTTGAGGAACAACAAACACAACCAGAAATGTTTGAGACAGGAATTAAAGTAGTAGATTTAATTGCTCCTTATTCCAAAGGAGGAAAAATTGGATTATTTGGAGGAGCCGGTGTTGGAAAAACTGTTTTAATTCAAGAGTTAATTAATAATATTGCAACGCAGCATGGTGGAATTTCTGTATTCGCTGGAGTTGGAGAAAGAACTCGTGAAGGAAATGATTTGTATTATGAGATGAAGGAATCTGGGGTTTTAGAAAAAACAGCTCTATGTTTTGGTCAAATGAATGAGCCACCAGGAGCTAGAATGCGGGTAGGCCTTACGGGACTTACTATGGCAGAATATTTTAGGGACCAAGAACATCAAGATGTATTGTTGTTTATAGATAATATTTTCCGATTTACTCAGGCAGGATCAGAAGTTTCTGCTTTACTAGGACGTATGCCTAGTGCAGTAGGGTATCAACCTACTTTAGCTACAGAAATGGGAGCTTTACAAGAACGAATTACTTCTACCAAAGAAGGTTCTATTACATCTGTGCAGGCAGTTTATGTACCTGCTGATGACTTAACAGATCCTGCTCCTGCAACGACTTTTGCTCATCTAGATGCAACTACTGTATTAAATCGTTCTATTTCTGAAAAGGGAATTTATCCAGCAGTAGATCCTTTAGAGTCTACCTCAAGAATTTTAGATCCTAATGTTGTAGGGGAAGAACATTATAGAACTGCTAGAGAAGTGCAAGAGATTTTACAAAGATATCGAGAATTACAGGATATCATTGCAATCCTAGGAATGGATGAATTATCAGAAGAAGATAAAATCACTGTAGCAAGAGCTAGAAAAATAGAACGTTTTTTATCTCAGCCTTTTCATGTTGCAGAAGTTTTTACGGGTACCCCAGGTACTTACGTACCCATTAAGGAAACAATCAGAGGATTTAGAGAAATTTTAGAAGGAAAACATGATGATCTTCCAGAGGGTGCTTTTTTAATGGTAGGCACAATTGATGAGGCAGTAGAAAAAGCTAAAAAAATGAGACGAGAATCCTAG
- a CDS encoding deoxycytidylate deaminase codes for MRKDWDSYFMDIAYQIKERSTCPRLHVGALIVKDKRIKGTGYNGSPSGLPHCDEEGCYLIDGHCKRTIHAEVNCLLETSPEERKGATLYVTHQPCPDCQKLIITSGIQRVVYAQSYESYIDWLSLTKNIEVVKFQKK; via the coding sequence ATGCGAAAAGATTGGGACAGTTATTTTATGGATATTGCTTATCAAATCAAAGAGAGAAGTACTTGTCCAAGATTACATGTAGGAGCATTAATTGTAAAGGACAAAAGAATCAAAGGAACAGGATATAATGGGAGTCCGTCAGGATTACCTCATTGTGATGAAGAAGGGTGTTATTTAATAGATGGGCATTGTAAAAGGACTATTCATGCAGAGGTAAACTGTCTTTTAGAGACATCTCCAGAAGAAAGAAAGGGAGCAACTCTCTATGTGACTCATCAACCTTGCCCTGATTGTCAAAAGTTGATTATTACTTCTGGGATACAGAGAGTAGTTTATGCACAAAGCTATGAATCATATATTGATTGGTTATCATTAACAAAAAATATTGAGGTAGTAAAATTTCAAAAAAAATAG
- a CDS encoding F0F1 ATP synthase subunit epsilon, which produces MSTYRLEIITRDKVFFDEEVNEIVARGVEGDFAVLVNHSPLVTFLKIAPIKIYDSEKKLREASLTGGLIKVNPEKVTILAEAAEWPEEIDVERAKAAKERAEKRLSDNKYDIARAEAALQRALMRLNLSEKYNR; this is translated from the coding sequence ATGTCAACTTATCGCTTAGAGATTATTACACGGGATAAAGTATTTTTTGATGAAGAAGTGAATGAAATTGTAGCTAGAGGAGTAGAAGGAGATTTTGCTGTTTTAGTAAATCATTCTCCATTAGTTACCTTTTTAAAAATTGCACCGATAAAAATTTATGATTCTGAAAAAAAACTAAGAGAAGCTAGTTTAACAGGAGGATTAATTAAAGTAAATCCAGAGAAAGTAACTATTTTAGCAGAAGCAGCAGAATGGCCAGAAGAAATTGATGTCGAAAGGGCAAAGGCAGCAAAAGAAAGAGCAGAAAAGCGTTTATCCGATAATAAATATGATATTGCTCGGGCTGAAGCAGCTTTACAACGAGCTTTGATGAGATTAAACTTAAGTGAAAAATACAATCGATAA
- the rpiB gene encoding ribose 5-phosphate isomerase B — MRIAIGSDHGGYHLKEHIKKYLEDNQFQVKDFGTHSLESVDYPDFAKTVAESVANGEYDRGILVCGTGLGISIAANKVKGIRAVVVSDCYSAKMSRAHNDANILALGGRVVGPDLATEIVKIWLTTPFEGGRHQRRIDKISDIENQYNR, encoded by the coding sequence ATGAGAATTGCTATTGGGAGTGATCATGGAGGGTACCATTTAAAGGAGCATATTAAAAAATATTTAGAAGACAATCAATTTCAGGTAAAAGATTTTGGAACTCATTCTTTAGAATCAGTAGATTATCCAGACTTTGCAAAAACAGTGGCAGAGTCTGTAGCAAATGGAGAATATGATAGAGGAATTCTAGTTTGCGGTACAGGTCTAGGAATTTCTATAGCTGCTAATAAAGTAAAAGGAATTAGGGCAGTAGTGGTGAGTGATTGTTATAGTGCGAAAATGTCTAGAGCCCATAATGATGCTAATATTTTGGCTTTAGGAGGGCGAGTAGTAGGACCAGATTTAGCAACAGAAATTGTAAAAATTTGGTTAACAACTCCCTTTGAAGGGGGAAGACATCAAAGACGAATTGATAAGATTAGTGATATAGAAAATCAATACAACAGATAA
- a CDS encoding L-threonylcarbamoyladenylate synthase yields MDTIVLKIQQEEKDREKLRQAAKILRKGGLVAFPTETVYGLGANGLDPEATAKIYEAKGRPSDNPLILHISRREDLVPLVKEIPPVAEKLMECFWPGPLTLIFKKSALVPKRTTGGLDTVAIRMPSHPIAHGLIKEAKVPIAAPSANLSGKPSPTKAEHVMHDLMGRIDMIIAGPASNIGLESTVVDVTSAIPTILRPGGITYEQLKKTIGKIEIDKGIQEDLKETFKPKAPGMKYTHYAPSAPMTIVQGPRNAVIEKINKSTEEYIKQGKKVGILATEDNVKKYSKGLVLSLGKRDKPESIAANLFALLRQLDLEGVDVIFAEGITSDGIGMAIVNRMNKAAGHRIVQV; encoded by the coding sequence ATGGATACCATAGTTTTAAAAATACAACAAGAGGAAAAAGATAGGGAAAAGTTAAGGCAAGCAGCGAAGATATTACGTAAAGGAGGGTTGGTAGCTTTTCCTACTGAAACAGTATATGGATTAGGAGCAAATGGATTGGATCCAGAAGCTACTGCTAAGATATATGAGGCAAAGGGGAGACCTTCTGATAATCCGCTTATTTTGCATATCAGTCGTAGGGAGGATTTAGTCCCTTTAGTGAAAGAAATTCCTCCTGTAGCAGAAAAATTGATGGAATGTTTTTGGCCTGGACCCCTCACTTTGATTTTTAAGAAATCTGCTCTTGTTCCGAAAAGAACGACAGGAGGATTAGATACGGTAGCTATTCGTATGCCTTCTCATCCGATTGCTCATGGATTGATTAAAGAGGCTAAGGTTCCTATTGCTGCCCCTAGTGCAAATCTTTCAGGAAAACCTAGTCCTACAAAGGCAGAACATGTAATGCATGATCTCATGGGAAGAATTGATATGATTATAGCTGGTCCTGCGTCTAATATAGGGTTAGAATCTACTGTTGTAGATGTAACCTCTGCTATTCCTACCATCCTGCGTCCTGGTGGGATTACTTATGAACAACTAAAGAAAACCATTGGAAAGATAGAAATTGATAAGGGAATTCAAGAAGATTTAAAAGAAACGTTTAAGCCCAAAGCTCCTGGAATGAAATATACACATTATGCACCATCGGCACCTATGACCATTGTTCAGGGTCCTAGAAATGCAGTAATTGAAAAAATAAATAAAAGTACAGAAGAATATATAAAACAAGGGAAAAAGGTTGGAATATTGGCAACAGAGGACAATGTAAAAAAATATTCTAAAGGACTGGTTTTATCTCTTGGAAAAAGGGACAAGCCAGAAAGTATTGCAGCAAATTTATTTGCTCTTTTAAGACAATTGGATTTAGAGGGAGTAGATGTGATTTTTGCAGAGGGAATTACTAGCGATGGAATTGGAATGGCTATTGTGAATCGTATGAACAAAGCAGCAGGGCATCGGATTGTACAAGTATAA
- a CDS encoding ATP synthase subunit I: MKSNKDNSIKEILKRVGIGFILVIVLCLFTSDPMTIILGVAFGLTLSLLNFRLLYLTLNKAIQMSPKKAQVYTTSRYFIRYILVGLCIYISLKAPYINVVGTIIGLLLLKMVIYLSNFFNSLGY; encoded by the coding sequence ATGAAGAGTAATAAAGATAACAGTATTAAAGAGATTTTAAAAAGAGTAGGCATTGGATTTATTTTAGTAATAGTCCTTTGTTTGTTTACTTCAGATCCTATGACCATTATCTTAGGAGTTGCTTTTGGACTAACTCTCTCTCTTCTAAACTTTAGATTATTGTACTTAACTTTAAATAAGGCAATTCAAATGTCTCCTAAAAAAGCACAAGTTTATACTACTAGTAGATATTTTATTCGATATATTCTTGTAGGACTATGCATATATATTTCCTTAAAAGCTCCTTATATTAATGTAGTAGGAACTATTATAGGATTACTATTATTAAAAATGGTTATTTATCTAAGCAATTTTTTTAATAGCCTAGGCTATTAA
- a CDS encoding low molecular weight protein arginine phosphatase produces the protein MEKKKIIFVCTGNTCRSPMAAAILKNLLNNSEYREQIEVASAGLVVFGRQSATPQAMQAMREMDLDISDHVSTQLTKKMIQEADLILTMTQGHKQQVLTLEPKAEGKIYSLLEFSLEEQSEKIFDISDPFGASIEVYKKTAQQIKTAIESAFPKIIKKFFG, from the coding sequence ATGGAGAAAAAGAAGATTATTTTTGTATGTACTGGAAATACTTGTAGAAGTCCTATGGCAGCAGCAATTTTAAAAAATTTATTAAACAATTCAGAATATAGAGAACAAATAGAAGTTGCTTCAGCTGGATTAGTAGTTTTTGGAAGACAATCAGCAACTCCTCAGGCAATGCAAGCTATGAGAGAGATGGATTTAGATATCTCAGATCATGTTTCTACACAATTAACCAAGAAAATGATTCAAGAAGCGGACTTAATTCTTACCATGACACAAGGGCATAAACAACAAGTTTTAACTTTAGAACCAAAGGCAGAAGGAAAGATCTATAGTCTTTTAGAGTTTTCTTTGGAAGAACAAAGTGAAAAAATTTTTGATATTTCTGATCCCTTTGGAGCTTCGATAGAAGTTTATAAAAAAACTGCTCAACAGATAAAAACTGCAATAGAAAGTGCTTTTCCTAAAATCATAAAAAAATTCTTTGGCTAA
- the atpB gene encoding F0F1 ATP synthase subunit A, whose translation MEYAPKVMFHVFGFPITETVTTTWIIMAVIIFIAWLGGRKLEKVPGKFQNIMELVVDGVNSLTKSTMGEDKLSFAPYMGALAFYLAFANLIGLIGLRPPTADLTTTFALSLLTFFMTQYFGLRSKGLGYIKGFAQPFILLLPINIIGEIANPISLAFRLFGNIVGGLIIMSLVYSVVPLILPVLPHAYFDVFSGLLQTFIFVMLSMVYISGAMED comes from the coding sequence GTGGAATATGCACCAAAAGTTATGTTTCATGTTTTTGGATTTCCTATTACTGAAACTGTAACCACTACTTGGATTATTATGGCAGTGATCATTTTTATTGCTTGGTTAGGGGGACGTAAGCTAGAAAAAGTTCCAGGGAAATTTCAAAATATCATGGAGCTTGTGGTAGACGGGGTGAATTCCTTAACAAAGTCTACAATGGGAGAAGATAAGCTATCTTTTGCTCCTTATATGGGCGCATTGGCATTTTATTTAGCATTTGCTAACTTAATTGGCTTGATAGGACTTAGACCTCCAACCGCAGATTTAACAACTACTTTTGCTTTATCTCTTCTAACCTTTTTTATGACTCAATATTTTGGATTGCGTTCTAAAGGGTTAGGGTATATAAAAGGATTTGCACAACCTTTTATTCTCCTGCTTCCTATTAATATTATTGGAGAGATTGCTAATCCAATTTCTTTGGCTTTTCGTCTTTTCGGGAATATAGTAGGAGGATTAATTATTATGAGTTTAGTTTATTCTGTAGTACCACTTATTTTACCGGTACTTCCCCATGCTTATTTTGATGTTTTTTCTGGATTGTTGCAAACTTTTATATTTGTAATGTTATCTATGGTATATATTTCAGGAGCTATGGAGGATTAG